A section of the Kribbella sp. HUAS MG21 genome encodes:
- a CDS encoding peptidoglycan DD-metalloendopeptidase family protein, with protein sequence MDQGRRRGLRLAALGVVLTAVAVPAYADPPPSTPPPASVTDVNRSLEQLQAEAAAVQADFAKATIAYTNALEQAQAAEAAAKKAEATATTSKGKADEERRRLGVVTAQAYQLGIPTVMGAESMLWSLAPIAESLQEIADRQTAITQLGNTQVSQYQRAMAAESESNRLKDDATSKRAAANEAAAKAQELSKQVQQKAADASAAMADQTADLDVASALSKQLQQTRNEQALARWQTYLAELTATKVTPPAAAALKNPGKLPTGLTPLTRRGAAVPGVAAVTVAGRTVRVMSAETIRAVNQAFSLLGKPYGVAATGPDKYGCLGAARVAWQPYTTLPNLVGKVYPNYQAVPAPQVQPGDLLVMGSKSLGLVHIGIALDNGEMIAADEAKGAVVVTTVPDNLYAVLRPTLGAPSKPQIAPVATSDAYAFRCGNTATSYDVGSGSWSWPLPDGSYEIGTPFGQSGSMWSSGVHTGQDFPASIGTTVRAVTSGTVRVEQPAWAGNLVRIDHGNGLETLYAHLSRVDVTDGQQVTAGQRIGAVGTEGNSTGPHLHFEVRLGGDPVNPMPFLATGSASTGWGGFSNGMIPAGRLCAIGSGHLLRCDAAAAYLQLSAAYRAQFGKSLCITDSYRSYASQVSLYQRKPSLAALPGTSNHGWGVAVDLCGGVDRFGTTQYRWMKSHAPSYGWLHPVWADQGGNREEPWHWEFGNPVSS encoded by the coding sequence ATGGATCAGGGCAGGCGCCGGGGGTTGCGGCTCGCGGCACTGGGTGTGGTGCTGACGGCCGTCGCCGTGCCGGCGTACGCCGATCCGCCCCCGTCCACGCCCCCGCCGGCATCGGTCACCGACGTCAATCGGTCGCTCGAGCAGCTCCAGGCCGAGGCGGCCGCGGTCCAGGCCGACTTCGCGAAGGCGACGATCGCCTACACGAACGCGCTCGAGCAGGCCCAGGCCGCCGAGGCCGCCGCGAAGAAGGCCGAAGCCACCGCGACCACCTCGAAGGGCAAGGCCGACGAGGAGCGCCGCCGGCTCGGCGTGGTCACCGCGCAGGCGTACCAGCTGGGGATCCCGACCGTGATGGGCGCCGAGTCGATGCTCTGGTCGCTCGCCCCGATCGCCGAGAGCCTCCAGGAGATCGCCGACCGGCAGACCGCGATCACCCAGCTGGGCAACACCCAGGTCTCGCAGTACCAGCGGGCGATGGCCGCGGAGTCCGAGTCGAACCGGCTCAAGGACGACGCGACCAGCAAGCGCGCCGCAGCGAACGAAGCGGCCGCGAAGGCACAGGAGCTCAGCAAGCAGGTGCAACAGAAGGCCGCCGACGCCTCGGCGGCGATGGCCGACCAGACGGCTGACCTGGACGTGGCCTCCGCGCTGTCGAAGCAGCTCCAGCAGACCCGCAACGAGCAGGCCCTGGCCCGCTGGCAGACGTACCTGGCCGAGCTCACCGCCACCAAGGTCACTCCCCCGGCGGCCGCGGCGTTGAAGAATCCGGGCAAGCTGCCGACCGGCCTCACCCCGCTGACCCGCCGAGGCGCCGCCGTTCCTGGTGTCGCGGCCGTCACTGTCGCCGGCCGGACCGTGCGCGTCATGTCGGCCGAGACCATCCGTGCGGTCAACCAGGCGTTCAGCCTCCTCGGCAAGCCGTACGGCGTTGCGGCCACCGGCCCGGACAAGTACGGATGCCTCGGAGCGGCCCGCGTCGCCTGGCAGCCCTACACGACCCTGCCGAACCTGGTCGGCAAGGTGTACCCGAACTACCAGGCCGTGCCGGCCCCGCAGGTCCAGCCCGGCGACCTGCTCGTGATGGGCAGCAAGTCGCTCGGCCTCGTGCACATCGGCATCGCGCTCGACAACGGCGAGATGATCGCCGCCGACGAGGCCAAGGGCGCGGTCGTCGTCACCACGGTCCCCGACAACCTGTACGCCGTCCTCCGCCCGACGCTCGGCGCGCCGTCCAAGCCGCAGATCGCCCCGGTGGCGACCTCCGACGCGTACGCGTTCCGCTGCGGTAACACCGCCACGTCGTACGACGTCGGCTCCGGGTCCTGGTCGTGGCCGCTGCCGGACGGCAGCTACGAGATCGGTACGCCGTTCGGCCAGTCCGGGTCGATGTGGTCGAGCGGGGTGCACACCGGCCAGGACTTCCCGGCCTCGATCGGTACGACGGTCCGCGCCGTCACCTCCGGCACCGTCCGCGTCGAGCAGCCGGCCTGGGCGGGCAACCTGGTGCGGATCGACCACGGGAACGGCCTCGAGACGCTGTACGCCCACTTGAGCCGGGTCGACGTCACGGACGGCCAGCAGGTGACGGCCGGCCAGCGGATCGGTGCCGTGGGCACCGAAGGCAACTCGACCGGTCCGCACCTGCACTTCGAGGTCCGGCTCGGCGGCGACCCGGTGAACCCGATGCCGTTCCTGGCGACCGGTTCGGCGAGCACCGGCTGGGGCGGGTTCAGCAACGGGATGATCCCGGCCGGCAGGCTGTGCGCGATCGGCTCCGGCCACCTGCTCCGCTGCGATGCCGCCGCGGCGTACCTGCAGCTGTCCGCGGCCTACCGCGCCCAGTTCGGCAAGTCGCTGTGCATAACCGACTCGTACCGCTCGTACGCCTCCCAGGTCAGCCTGTACCAGCGCAAGC
- the lpdA gene encoding dihydrolipoyl dehydrogenase, with product MASHFDVVVLGAGPGGYVAAIRAAQLGLKTAIIEKKYWGGVCLNVGCIPSKALLRNAELSHIFRTEAKTFGISGEVTFDFPAAVQRSRKVADGRVKGVHFLMKKNNITEFDGWGSFTDANTLDVTLNDGSSETVTFGSCIVATGATTKLLPGTQLSDRVVTYEEQILTEELPGSIVIAGAGAIGVEFAYVLANYGVKVTIVEFLDRMVPLEDPEVSKELARAYKKLGVDVLTSTRVDSIDDSGDKVKVTVTGKDGNQQTIEADKVLQAIGFQPRVDGYGLDKIGVQLTERGAIGIDGFCRTNVPNIFAIGDVTAKLMLAHAAEAMGVIAAETIAGHETMELDYAMIPRATFCQPQIASFGYTEEEARKLGHDVKVAKFPFTANGKAHGLGDASGFVKVISDSKYGELLGAHLIGPEVTELLPELTLAQKWDLTTKELARNVHAHPTLSEALQEAFHGLEGHMINF from the coding sequence ATGGCCTCGCACTTTGACGTTGTTGTCCTCGGCGCCGGTCCCGGCGGGTACGTCGCGGCGATCCGCGCCGCCCAGCTCGGGCTCAAGACCGCCATCATCGAGAAGAAGTACTGGGGCGGTGTCTGCCTGAACGTGGGCTGCATCCCGTCCAAGGCGCTGCTGCGGAACGCCGAGCTGTCGCACATCTTCCGGACGGAGGCGAAGACCTTCGGCATCAGCGGCGAGGTGACCTTCGACTTCCCGGCCGCGGTCCAGCGCAGCCGCAAGGTCGCGGACGGCCGGGTCAAGGGCGTCCACTTCTTGATGAAGAAGAACAACATCACCGAGTTCGACGGCTGGGGCTCGTTCACCGACGCGAACACCCTCGACGTCACGCTGAACGACGGCTCGTCGGAGACCGTCACGTTCGGGTCCTGCATCGTGGCGACCGGCGCGACCACCAAGCTGCTGCCGGGCACCCAGCTGAGCGACCGCGTGGTGACCTACGAGGAGCAGATCCTCACCGAGGAGCTGCCGGGCTCGATCGTGATCGCCGGCGCCGGCGCGATCGGCGTCGAGTTCGCGTACGTGCTGGCGAACTACGGCGTCAAGGTGACGATCGTCGAGTTCCTGGACCGGATGGTGCCGCTGGAGGACCCGGAGGTCTCCAAGGAGCTCGCCCGGGCGTACAAGAAGCTCGGCGTCGACGTGCTCACCTCGACCCGGGTGGACTCGATCGACGACTCCGGCGACAAGGTCAAGGTCACGGTCACCGGCAAGGACGGCAACCAGCAGACCATCGAGGCCGACAAGGTGCTGCAGGCGATCGGCTTCCAGCCGCGCGTCGACGGCTACGGCCTGGACAAGATCGGTGTCCAGCTCACCGAGCGCGGCGCGATCGGCATCGACGGCTTCTGCCGGACGAACGTGCCGAACATCTTCGCGATCGGCGACGTGACCGCGAAGCTGATGCTCGCGCACGCGGCCGAGGCGATGGGCGTGATCGCGGCCGAGACGATCGCCGGGCACGAGACGATGGAGCTCGACTACGCGATGATCCCGCGGGCGACGTTCTGCCAGCCGCAGATCGCCAGCTTCGGGTACACCGAGGAAGAGGCCCGCAAGCTCGGCCACGACGTCAAGGTCGCCAAGTTCCCGTTCACCGCGAACGGCAAGGCCCACGGCCTCGGCGACGCCAGCGGCTTCGTGAAGGTGATCAGCGACAGCAAGTACGGCGAGCTGCTCGGCGCGCACCTGATCGGCCCGGAGGTCACCGAGCTGCTGCCGGAGCTCACCCTCGCGCAGAAGTGGGACCTGACCACCAAGGAACTGGCCCGCAACGTGCACGCGCACCCGACGCTCAGCGAGGCGCTCCAGGAGGCCTTCCACGGCCTCGAAGGGCACATGATCAACTTCTGA
- a CDS encoding RidA family protein has product MERTAVNPVPWSLELGFNQGELVSGQTRTLYCSGQTSMNADGKPEHDGDLPAQLALSVDNLEAVLTEAGMTLGNLVRLNVYTTDVDQLFPHYGVLASRLAAAGVAPATTMLGVTRLAIPGQLVELEGTAVA; this is encoded by the coding sequence ATCGAACGAACCGCAGTGAACCCGGTGCCGTGGTCCCTGGAGCTGGGCTTCAACCAGGGCGAACTGGTCTCCGGGCAGACCCGGACGCTGTACTGCTCCGGCCAGACCTCGATGAACGCCGACGGCAAACCCGAGCACGACGGCGACCTGCCCGCCCAACTGGCGCTCAGCGTCGACAACCTGGAGGCCGTCCTCACCGAGGCCGGCATGACCCTCGGGAACCTGGTCCGCCTGAACGTCTACACCACCGACGTCGACCAACTGTTCCCGCACTACGGCGTACTGGCGTCACGGCTGGCGGCCGCAGGGGTCGCGCCGGCCACGACGATGCTCGGCGTCACGCGGCTGGCGATCCCCGGCCAACTGGTGGAGCTGGAGGGAACCGCCGTCGCCTGA
- a CDS encoding WYL domain-containing protein — translation MRADRLVSLVLLLRQRGRLTADVLARELEVSTRTVLRDIEALSAAGVPVYAERGRHGGFALLPGFRTELTGLNNDEALALLTAGSGRGEQVFGLSAALASAMRKVVDALPEAHRTTASEAAQRILVDPETDLLSRRLITKEVPDATMLEVRRAVLAGHKLRIHYAATGREPEWRTVDPIGLVTVRDRGYLLARRSGEDRTYRLSRLLGAEELPEPAERPRSVDLDRIWRERAAQFLADGHLTVHVRVHPARREELLNAARAVRAEEPDADGWLRLEVTFEDARHAEWALWQLSTNAEVLSPASLRASLHQRATAMAASYEDRG, via the coding sequence ATGCGCGCCGACCGGTTGGTCTCGCTGGTCCTGCTGCTGCGCCAGCGGGGGCGGTTGACCGCCGACGTGCTCGCGCGCGAGTTGGAGGTGTCGACCCGTACGGTCCTGCGTGACATCGAGGCGCTGTCCGCGGCGGGTGTCCCGGTGTACGCCGAACGCGGCCGGCACGGAGGCTTCGCGTTGCTGCCCGGCTTCCGCACCGAGCTCACGGGCCTGAACAACGACGAGGCGCTGGCGTTGCTGACCGCCGGGTCGGGACGCGGCGAGCAGGTCTTCGGCCTCAGCGCGGCGCTCGCGTCGGCCATGCGCAAGGTCGTCGACGCGCTCCCGGAGGCGCACCGAACGACCGCGAGCGAGGCGGCCCAGCGCATCCTGGTCGACCCCGAGACGGATCTGCTGTCGCGCCGCCTGATCACCAAGGAAGTCCCGGACGCGACGATGCTGGAGGTCCGCCGCGCAGTGCTCGCCGGGCACAAGCTGCGCATCCACTACGCGGCCACCGGCCGGGAACCGGAGTGGCGCACGGTCGACCCGATCGGTCTCGTGACGGTCCGGGACCGCGGCTACCTGCTCGCCAGAAGATCCGGCGAGGACCGCACGTACCGGCTGTCGCGGCTGCTCGGCGCCGAGGAGCTCCCCGAGCCGGCGGAGCGACCGCGCAGCGTCGATCTGGACCGCATCTGGCGGGAACGCGCCGCCCAGTTCCTCGCCGACGGCCACCTCACCGTGCACGTACGCGTGCACCCGGCACGCCGGGAGGAGCTGCTGAACGCCGCGCGCGCCGTCCGCGCGGAAGAGCCCGACGCGGACGGCTGGCTGCGGCTGGAGGTGACGTTCGAGGATGCGCGCCATGCCGAATGGGCGCTGTGGCAGCTCAGCACGAACGCCGAGGTCCTGAGTCCGGCGTCGTTGCGCGCCTCACTGCACCAGCGCGCGACCGCAATGGCCGCCAGCTACGAGGACCGCGGATAG
- a CDS encoding metallophosphoesterase has product MYVIAHLSDPHLDGTEEPRSRLRTITSYVRKSAVDVVLVSGDLADHGLAAEYDELAAELAFDVPVLVLPGNHDVSDPLRKGLAGFLDAPGDSHPVHQVRDVGASRFVLVDSTVPGADHGLLSADSLAWLDGVLREPFDGPLFVAMHHPPLELHHPVMDQWKLEDSKSLAAVLTGKPVTAILTGHVHNAIVTTFAGHPVLGAPGIRSTVPLPFEPSTDSVVDPTAYPGLAFHIHTEDSPLQTVYRYPRSS; this is encoded by the coding sequence ATGTATGTGATCGCACACCTCAGTGACCCGCATCTCGACGGTACCGAGGAGCCGCGATCGCGGCTCCGGACGATCACGTCGTACGTCCGGAAGTCCGCCGTGGACGTCGTACTGGTCAGCGGGGACCTCGCCGATCACGGGCTCGCGGCGGAGTACGACGAGTTGGCCGCCGAGCTCGCGTTCGACGTACCGGTGCTGGTGCTGCCCGGCAACCACGACGTCAGTGATCCGCTGCGCAAGGGGCTCGCCGGCTTCCTGGACGCGCCGGGCGACAGCCACCCGGTCCACCAGGTGCGCGACGTTGGTGCCTCACGCTTCGTGCTCGTGGACAGCACGGTGCCCGGCGCCGACCACGGTCTGCTCTCCGCGGACTCGCTGGCCTGGCTCGACGGCGTACTGCGGGAACCCTTCGACGGCCCGCTCTTCGTCGCGATGCACCACCCGCCGCTCGAGCTGCACCACCCGGTGATGGACCAGTGGAAGCTCGAGGACAGCAAGTCGCTCGCGGCGGTCCTCACCGGCAAGCCCGTCACCGCGATCCTCACCGGCCATGTGCACAACGCGATCGTGACGACGTTCGCCGGCCACCCCGTGCTCGGCGCTCCCGGCATACGCTCCACGGTCCCGCTCCCCTTCGAGCCCAGCACCGACTCGGTCGTCGACCCGACCGCCTACCCGGGCCTCGCCTTCCACATCCACACCGAGGACAGCCCGCTGCAGACCGTCTACCGCTATCCGCGGTCCTCGTAG
- a CDS encoding substrate-binding domain-containing protein: MLDFSELGNIDLGTVIALVSLIGTSIVWLLDRYLWRRKRLVYRVQVDAQIGVHPRQTRAREMVDIEVVHQGTVVQDPSIVLLRMDNAGTDVDARDMQKPVGFSFPDRRIVRMKVVESQPPDLGELIEQNMKPVDYVDTDRIEVPKLAINRGDHFKFLLVLSGTGKEVKHSGYLAGGANGGIYHEPRPRGPGRRTLIFGATTLLLVGALVAFFLVDVLQPPDNCRSGQLRVIGSTAVERTMTELRSAYASECSEADITIAANGSRSGVRDLNTLGAQDPAAAGKVIAMSDGPAADAPNLGGEAVAVVVFAVVVNRSADLTGLTTGQLRDIYTGKVTNWKQLGGKDLPIRMVSRVGPDSGSRLVFREKVLGGVQELGITSDDCRSDDDPVAKYHRCEVGTTDELLTRVNEIDGAIGYAELGSARRFAGLAAATIDDVVPDTSKVADRSYKFWEVEHAYTYKAPDAKSLTGAFLDYLRSTEARPVLERGGLVPCGALPPGFCG; the protein is encoded by the coding sequence TTGCTGGACTTCTCTGAGCTGGGAAACATCGATCTCGGCACCGTCATCGCCCTGGTCTCGCTCATCGGTACGTCGATCGTCTGGCTGCTCGACCGCTACCTCTGGCGCCGCAAGCGGCTCGTCTACCGGGTCCAGGTCGACGCGCAGATCGGCGTCCACCCGCGGCAGACCCGCGCCCGCGAGATGGTCGACATCGAGGTCGTGCACCAGGGCACCGTCGTCCAGGACCCGAGCATCGTGCTGCTCCGGATGGACAACGCCGGCACCGACGTGGACGCGCGCGACATGCAGAAGCCGGTCGGGTTCAGCTTCCCGGACCGCAGGATCGTCCGGATGAAGGTGGTCGAGTCGCAGCCGCCCGACCTCGGCGAACTCATCGAGCAGAACATGAAGCCGGTCGATTACGTCGACACCGACCGGATCGAGGTGCCGAAGCTCGCGATCAACCGCGGCGACCACTTCAAGTTCCTGCTGGTGCTGTCCGGGACCGGCAAGGAGGTCAAGCACTCCGGGTACCTGGCCGGAGGCGCGAACGGCGGGATCTACCACGAGCCGCGGCCGCGCGGACCGGGCCGCCGGACCCTGATCTTCGGCGCGACCACACTGCTGCTGGTCGGCGCGCTGGTGGCGTTCTTCCTGGTCGACGTCCTGCAGCCGCCGGACAACTGCCGGTCCGGGCAGCTGCGGGTGATCGGGTCGACCGCGGTCGAGCGGACGATGACCGAGCTGCGCAGCGCGTACGCGAGCGAGTGCTCGGAGGCCGACATCACGATCGCGGCGAACGGCAGCCGCAGCGGGGTCCGCGACCTGAACACCCTGGGCGCCCAGGACCCGGCCGCGGCCGGCAAGGTGATCGCGATGTCCGACGGCCCGGCCGCGGACGCGCCGAACCTCGGCGGCGAGGCCGTCGCGGTCGTGGTGTTCGCGGTCGTCGTCAACCGGTCGGCAGACCTGACCGGGCTGACCACCGGGCAGCTGCGCGACATCTACACCGGCAAGGTCACCAACTGGAAGCAGCTCGGCGGCAAGGACCTGCCGATCCGGATGGTCAGTCGCGTCGGGCCCGACTCCGGCTCCCGGCTCGTGTTCCGCGAGAAGGTCCTGGGCGGCGTCCAGGAGCTGGGCATCACGTCCGACGACTGCCGCAGCGACGACGACCCGGTCGCGAAGTACCACCGCTGCGAGGTCGGTACGACGGACGAGCTGCTCACCCGGGTGAACGAGATCGACGGCGCGATCGGGTACGCCGAACTCGGCAGCGCCCGCAGGTTCGCGGGCCTCGCGGCCGCGACGATCGACGACGTCGTACCGGACACCTCGAAGGTGGCGGACCGCTCGTACAAGTTCTGGGAGGTCGAGCACGCCTACACCTACAAGGCGCCGGACGCGAAGTCGCTGACCGGGGCGTTCCTGGACTACCTGCGCTCGACCGAGGCGCGGCCGGTCCTCGAGCGCGGCGGGCTGGTCCCGTGTGGTGCGCTGCCGCCGGGCTTCTGCGGTTAG
- a CDS encoding NAD(P)/FAD-dependent oxidoreductase has protein sequence MAEQVDVVVVGLGVGGEETAGRLAQAGLRVVGIESRLVGGECPYYGCIPSKMMIRAANLIAETRRVDGIAGTASVEPDWTPVAKRIREEATDTWNDQVAVDRLVNKGATVIKDVATVTGPNTVRAGDREFEAARGIVLATGTVPSIPPIDGLNGTPYWTNREAIEAETLPASLVVLGGGAIGMELAQVFARFGVQVTVVEGAPEVLSMEEPESGALAREALHRDGVTFRVGAQAKQVGYAGDTFTVTLADGSAVTGEKLLVATGRRVATADLGVDKLGLDPKARRIEVDEHVRAGDKVWAVGDVTGVGAFTHNAMYQADIAVRDILQEPDAPAASYHAMPRVTFTDPEIGAVGLTEKQARDAGLNVRTGSTEIPASTRGWIHKAGNEGFIKVVMDADRGVLVGATSAGPTGGEVLSGLAVAVHAAVPVTTLRQMIYAYPTFHRAIGEALKQL, from the coding sequence ATGGCTGAACAGGTTGATGTGGTCGTCGTCGGGCTCGGGGTCGGCGGGGAGGAGACGGCGGGGCGGCTGGCGCAGGCCGGGCTGCGGGTGGTCGGCATCGAGTCGCGGCTGGTCGGCGGCGAGTGCCCGTACTACGGGTGCATCCCGAGCAAGATGATGATCCGGGCCGCGAACCTGATCGCCGAGACCCGGCGCGTCGACGGCATCGCCGGTACGGCGAGCGTCGAGCCGGACTGGACACCGGTCGCGAAGCGGATCCGCGAGGAGGCGACCGACACCTGGAACGACCAGGTCGCCGTCGACCGCCTGGTGAACAAGGGCGCGACGGTGATCAAGGACGTCGCCACCGTCACCGGGCCGAACACGGTCCGCGCCGGCGACCGCGAGTTCGAGGCGGCCCGCGGCATCGTGCTCGCGACCGGGACGGTGCCGTCGATCCCGCCGATCGATGGCCTGAACGGTACGCCGTACTGGACGAACCGGGAGGCGATCGAGGCCGAGACGCTGCCCGCCTCGCTGGTGGTTCTGGGCGGCGGCGCGATCGGGATGGAGCTCGCGCAGGTGTTCGCGCGCTTCGGCGTCCAGGTGACGGTCGTCGAGGGCGCCCCCGAGGTGCTGTCGATGGAGGAGCCGGAGTCGGGCGCGCTGGCCCGGGAGGCGCTGCACCGCGACGGCGTGACGTTCCGCGTCGGCGCCCAGGCCAAGCAGGTCGGGTACGCCGGTGACACGTTCACCGTCACGCTCGCGGACGGCTCGGCCGTCACCGGCGAGAAGTTGCTGGTGGCAACCGGCCGGCGGGTGGCGACCGCGGACCTCGGCGTCGACAAGCTGGGCCTCGATCCCAAGGCCCGCCGGATCGAGGTCGACGAACACGTCCGCGCCGGCGACAAGGTGTGGGCCGTGGGCGACGTGACCGGCGTCGGCGCCTTCACCCACAACGCCATGTACCAGGCCGACATCGCGGTCCGCGACATCCTGCAGGAGCCGGACGCGCCGGCCGCGAGCTACCACGCGATGCCGCGGGTGACGTTCACCGACCCGGAGATCGGCGCGGTCGGGCTGACCGAGAAGCAGGCCCGGGACGCGGGGCTGAACGTGCGGACCGGATCGACCGAGATCCCGGCCTCGACGCGCGGCTGGATCCACAAGGCCGGCAACGAGGGCTTCATCAAGGTCGTGATGGACGCCGACCGCGGCGTGCTGGTCGGTGCCACCAGCGCGGGCCCGACGGGCGGCGAGGTGCTGAGCGGGCTGGCGGTCGCGGTGCACGCCGCCGTACCGGTGACCACGCTGCGTCAGATGATCTACGCGTATCCGACCTTCCACCGCGCGATCGGCGAGGCCCTGAAGCAGTTGTGA
- a CDS encoding energy-coupling factor ABC transporter permease → MHVPDGFFDAPTSVATGLIAAGAVGFSLQRANRELRESGPALAGLTAAFVFAVQMVNFPVGAGTSGHLLGGALAAALVGPWTAVLVMSTVLLVQGLLFADGGLTALGTNITLMGLITVLVGYFLTRALLKVLPRRMGSVVPATTVGALVSVPVAALAFTGLYAIGGAVDIPLGKLASAMLGWHVLVGIGEAVITAAVLSAVVATRPDLVYAARHLQQDLVLVDADGNSSTVSPDRPIAAKPAGRSLGVGVAVTLLVAGGLSLFASAHPDGLEFVGAKLGFDAAAKDSAVAGSPLADYGVQGIGNAQVSGALAGIIGVLVTIVVGLAIAKLASLRANKAS, encoded by the coding sequence GTGCATGTTCCTGACGGCTTCTTCGACGCACCGACGTCCGTCGCCACCGGCCTGATCGCGGCCGGGGCGGTCGGGTTCAGCCTGCAGCGGGCGAACCGCGAGCTCCGCGAGTCCGGTCCGGCGCTGGCCGGGCTGACCGCGGCGTTCGTGTTCGCGGTGCAGATGGTGAACTTCCCGGTCGGCGCGGGCACCAGTGGCCACCTTCTCGGGGGTGCGCTGGCGGCCGCGCTGGTCGGCCCGTGGACCGCCGTCCTGGTGATGTCCACGGTCCTGCTCGTGCAGGGGCTGCTGTTCGCCGACGGCGGGCTGACCGCGCTCGGCACGAACATCACGCTGATGGGCCTGATCACGGTGCTCGTCGGGTACTTCCTGACCCGCGCGCTGCTGAAGGTGCTGCCGCGCCGGATGGGCAGCGTCGTACCGGCGACCACCGTCGGTGCGCTCGTCTCGGTGCCGGTCGCGGCGCTGGCGTTCACCGGCCTGTACGCGATAGGCGGCGCGGTCGACATCCCGCTCGGCAAGCTGGCGTCCGCGATGCTCGGCTGGCACGTGCTGGTCGGAATCGGCGAGGCGGTGATCACCGCGGCGGTGCTGAGCGCGGTCGTCGCCACCCGCCCGGACCTGGTGTACGCCGCCCGGCACCTGCAGCAGGACCTCGTACTGGTCGATGCCGACGGCAACAGCTCGACGGTGTCCCCGGACCGGCCGATCGCGGCGAAGCCGGCCGGGCGCTCGCTCGGCGTCGGTGTCGCGGTGACCCTGCTCGTCGCGGGCGGGCTGAGCCTCTTCGCGAGCGCGCATCCGGACGGGCTGGAGTTCGTCGGGGCGAAGCTCGGGTTCGACGCCGCCGCGAAGGACTCCGCGGTGGCCGGCAGCCCGCTGGCCGACTACGGCGTCCAGGGGATCGGCAACGCGCAGGTCTCCGGCGCGCTCGCCGGAATCATCGGCGTCCTGGTGACGATCGTCGTCGGCCTCGCGATCGCGAAGCTGGCCTCCCTGCGAGCGAACAAGGCGTCATGA
- the cbiQ gene encoding cobalt ECF transporter T component CbiQ codes for MSGDGLLVAVDSPVHRIPAQVKLVALFVFVLAVVSTPAPVFWAFGVYAVLLIGGVVLARLPVTVVSRRLAVETPFIVFALLLPFVATGPRIDVLGLELSESGVLGAWNVLAKGTLGVVAAILLSATTAPRDLLAGLERLRLPATLVAILSFMVRYLSVVSDDLHRMRIARESRGYTGGRVGHLKAVAGGVGALFVRSFERGERVHLAMRSRGYTGRMPLLSVRGASGAQWAEGLTISLLAVAIAVAARVVSL; via the coding sequence ATGAGTGGCGACGGTCTGCTCGTCGCGGTGGACAGTCCGGTCCACCGGATACCGGCGCAGGTCAAGCTCGTCGCGTTGTTCGTCTTCGTCCTGGCGGTGGTGTCGACGCCGGCGCCGGTGTTCTGGGCCTTCGGGGTGTACGCCGTCCTGCTGATCGGCGGCGTGGTGCTCGCCAGACTGCCGGTGACCGTGGTGTCCCGGCGGCTCGCGGTGGAGACGCCGTTCATCGTGTTCGCGTTGCTGCTGCCGTTCGTGGCCACCGGTCCGCGGATCGACGTCCTCGGACTGGAGTTGTCGGAGTCGGGTGTGCTCGGCGCGTGGAACGTGCTGGCGAAGGGGACGCTCGGCGTCGTCGCCGCGATCCTGTTGTCCGCGACGACCGCGCCGCGGGACCTGCTGGCCGGGCTCGAGCGGCTGCGGCTGCCCGCGACGCTCGTCGCGATCCTGTCGTTCATGGTCCGGTACCTGAGCGTCGTTTCGGACGACCTGCACCGGATGCGGATCGCCCGGGAGTCCCGCGGGTACACCGGCGGCCGGGTCGGTCATCTGAAGGCGGTCGCCGGAGGAGTGGGCGCGTTGTTCGTGCGCAGCTTCGAGCGCGGCGAGCGGGTCCACCTGGCGATGCGGTCCCGCGGCTACACCGGCCGGATGCCGCTGCTGAGTGTGCGGGGCGCGTCGGGCGCGCAGTGGGCCGAAGGGCTGACGATCTCCCTGCTCGCGGTGGCGATCGCGGTCGCGGCTAGGGTGGTGTCCTTGTGA